From Labrus bergylta chromosome 22, fLabBer1.1, whole genome shotgun sequence, one genomic window encodes:
- the LOC114920830 gene encoding snaclec 5-like, whose protein sequence is MSWSNAQKHCRENFIDLATVRNINDTEKFLSWVPEGMWPWIGLYRDPDINWSNGSPSTYTYWKRSPTQLGSMSVACGAAEMPTSGKWILSDCETKLPFVCYSPPSKQQVMKLRMKPEDSTVDLNDPAVKADIMKKLQDRLKEKGLNGVTLKWKEQPDGKVFHKEEKCSQKKNDENFKLCT, encoded by the exons ATGTCTTGGTCCAATGCTCAGAAGCACTGCAGGGAGAACTTCATAGACCTGGCCACTGTGAGGAACATCAATGACACAGAGAAGTTCCTGAGCTGGGTGCCAGAAGGAATGTGGCCATGGATTGGTTTGTACAGAGATCCTGACATTAACTGGTCTAATGGGAGTCCCTCCACATACACATACTGGAAACGCAGTCCAACTCAATTAGGCTCCATGAGCGTGGcttgtggagctgcagagatGCCAACATCAGGAAAATGGATTTTGTCTGACTGCGAAACTAAACTCCCGTTCGTTTGCTACAGCCCTCCAT CAAAACAGCAGGTGATGAAGCTCAGGATGAAGCCAGAGGACTCCACTGTGGATCTGAATGACCCTGCTGTGAAAGCAGACATAATGAAAAAG CTCCAGGACAGGCTGAAGGAGAAAGGACTGAATGGAGTCACCCTGAAGTGGAAAGAGCAGCCTGATGGGAAAGTTTTCCACAAGGAAGAAAAATGTTCTCAGAAGAAAAACGATGAAAACTTTAAGCTCTGCACATGA